The following coding sequences lie in one Nakaseomyces glabratus chromosome K, complete sequence genomic window:
- the PFA5 gene encoding palmitoyltransferase PFA5 (CAGL0K06347g~Ortholog(s) have palmitoyltransferase activity, role in protein palmitoylation and Golgi apparatus, fungal-type vacuole membrane, plasma membrane localization) has product MGFAEWRLRNKYWTIYIVPLVVLLLMIYGTWAYCHKLCYERVYRDFGHKATAIGLICTCCVLDALIIAIWVLIVSCGPGHQPGVAPHLLVDSADLENTTVAPNCYQSDPHGYPVWCSNCQSLKVGRTKHSSHQGHCVPRFDHYCVWLGAVIGFKNYRLFVQFVFYFAVLLMIVWITISVYIRDIRQYHARLNANLIVLLIISGIGWLMTSGLFVSYIYYMSQNLTSIEVIDLKKRKRTPELSMQRLYCYYNSDDHYRYVVKLDNDFKGSVYKKHWLKNIKEFMGSNPMLWFIPLPQYWHESPLANGERDVNTIVSPYQEEVGPHTIDYIKKRIESGEYIHKFKEPGREKTHL; this is encoded by the coding sequence ATGGGTTTCGCAGAATGGAGGCTCCGAAATAAGTACTGgacaatatatatagtaCCTCTAGTGGTACTActtttgatgatttatGGCACATGGGCGTATTGTCATAAGTTGTGCTACGAGCGTGTGTATAGGGACTTCGGCCACAAGGCCACCGCTATAGGATTGATCTGCACCTGCTGTGTCCTAGATGCGCTGATCATAGCCATTTGGGTACTAATAGTTTCATGTGGACCAGGTCACCAACCGGGTGTGGCACCCCATCTCTTGGTAGACTCCGCGGACTTGGAGAACACAACAGTGGCGCCTAACTGCTACCAGAGTGATCCGCACGGATACCCTGTGTGGTGCAGCAATTGCCAGTCCTTGAAGGTTGGGAGGACAAAACACTCTTCACACCAGGGCCATTGTGTACCAAGATTTGATCATTACTGTGTTTGGTTAGGCGCAGTCATCGGATTCAAGAATTACCGCCTGTTTGTGCAATTTGTGTTCTACTTTGCTGTATTGTTAATGATAGTCTGGATAACTATAAGTGTATACATCAGGGATATTCGTCAATACCATGCAAGGTTGAACGCGAACTTGATAGTTCTGTTGATCATAAGCGGGATAGGATGGCTCATGACGTCAGGTCTATTTGTGTCGTATATATACTACATGAGTCAGAATTTAACATCCATCGAGGTCATTGACTTGAAGAAGCGCAAGCGCACGCCTGAATTGAGCATGCAGAGACTCTACTGTTATTACAACTCTGACGACCACTACCGGTACGTGGTCAAATTGGATAACGACTTCAAAGGGTCAGTGTATAAGAAGCATTGGTTAAAAAACATCAAAGAGTTCATGGGTTCTAACCCAATGCTGTGGTTTATTCCATTGCCCCAGTACTGGCATGAAAGTCCGCTCGCTAATGGTGAAAGAGACGTCAACACTATTGTGTCACCATACCAGGAAGAAGTGGGTCCTCACACCATTGACTACATAAAAAAGAGGATTGAATCTGGCGAGTACATCCACAAATTCAAAGAGCCAGGCAGAGAGAAAACACATTTATAG
- the TFB3 gene encoding TFIIH/NER complex subunit TFB3 (CAGL0K06369g~Ortholog(s) have cyclin-dependent protein serine/threonine kinase activator activity and role in nucleotide-excision repair, phosphorylation of RNA polymerase II C-terminal domain, transcription from RNA polymerase II promoter), translating into MSSAVASKGMNQGSEFDDNKDMCPICKTDRYLSPDVRFLVNPECYHKICESCVDRIFSLGPAPCPYKSCDKILRKNKFKTQIFDDVGVEKEVDIRKRVFNVFNKTLEDFDNDLEAYNKYLEEVEDIVYKLDNKIDVVETEEKLRTYEELNKQLIMNNMERSKKDLENFEQRQQFEKEMRMKKRMLERQIESEDKMNKEWAKREIVNRLASSTNADDVIEGVKNTVKLKKSSARRKLEEINRVLQNNPYSSLMLSQGLSRKEDNVPFTPFNGDRDLDKRYTIDQESYDDPFIKDLENRKDYIASGFRSDFVYDRMLTEAFMGLGCVVAEEV; encoded by the coding sequence ATGAGTTCAGCAGTGGCGAGTAAGGGTATGAATCAAGGTAGTGAGTTTGATGATAACAAGGACATGTGTCCTATCTGTAAGACAGATAGGTATCTTTCACCGGATGTGAGGTTTTTGGTGAATCCTGAATGTTATCACAAGATCTGCGAATCCTGTGTAGATCGTATATTCAGTTTAGGTCCTGCACCATGCCCATATAAGAGTTGTGATAAGATCCTGAGAAAGAACAAATTTAAGACACAGATATTTGATGACGTTGGTGTTGAAAAAGAGGTTGATATCAGGAAACGTGTATTCAATGTGTTCAATAAGACATTAGAGGATTTTGACAATGATCTAGAGGCATATAATAAGTACCTTGAAGAAGTGGAAGATATAGTATACAAGTTGGATAATAAGATTGATGTTGTGGAGACCGAAGAGAAGCTCCGGACATATGAAGAGCTAAACAAACAGCTGATTATGAACAATATGGAACGGAGCAAGAAAGATCTGGAGAATTTCGAGCAAAGACAACAATTCGAGAAAgagatgaggatgaagaagagaatgCTGGAGAGACAAATAGAGTCGGAGGACAAGATGAACAAGGAATGGGCTAAGAGAGAGATTGTTAACAGGTTAGCAAGCTCTACAAACGCTGATGATGTAATTGAGGGTGTTAAGAATACTGTTAAATTAAAGAAGTCCTCAGCGAGAAGAAAACTTGAGGAAATCAACCGTGTATTACAAAATAATCCATACAGTAGTTTGATGTTAAGCCAAGGTTTAAGTAGGAAAGAAGACAACGTTCCGTTTACACCATTCAATGGTGATAGAGACTTAGATAAGCGTTACACCATTGACCAGGAATCGTATGATGACCCATTCATCAAAGATTTGGAAAACAGAAAGGATTATATTGCTTCTGGTTTCAGATCAGACTTTGTCTATGATAGAATGCTGACTGAGGCTTTTATGGGTTTAGGCTGTGTCGTGGCAGAAGAAGTATGA
- the CMI8 gene encoding Cmi8p (CAGL0K06380g~Protein of unknown function), translated as MEHSKKEMPADPPSYEETMRMDQHRQHYAEDHNDYRPEEPRYRHVHVPIRTARTNYPAGGSYTYSSSST; from the coding sequence ATGGAACACAGTAAGAAAGAGATGCCGGCTGATCCGCCTTCTTATGAGGAGACAATGCGGATGGATCAGCACAGACAACACTATGCAGAGGATCACAATGACTACAGGCCTGAGGAACCCCGGTATAGACACGTACATGTGCCCATAAGGACTGCTAGGACAAATTATCCTGCCGGTGGATCATATACTTACTCCAGTAGTAGCACATGA
- the MRPL28 gene encoding mitochondrial 54S ribosomal protein mL40 (CAGL0K06391g~Ortholog(s) have structural constituent of ribosome activity and cytosol, mitochondrial large ribosomal subunit, nucleus localization), whose translation MLRNTVGKSKTSIEQLMAKSQIVRYKRTKSQGGLSPLTQRVVTQLSVLSAARKQPKLLKLSKEDLVKHQTIERSWKLYQQQKTTRQLAQLKQQYLAMEEAMETLKSVSPELYEEANISEEGKQFPLDIKITTDAPPNKIWHYNFKK comes from the coding sequence ATGCTGAGAAACACTGTGGGGAAGAGCAAAACCAGTATCGAACAATTGATGGCTAAGAGCCAGATTGTGAGGTATAAGCGTACCAAGAGCCAGGGTGGGCTTTCACCGCTTACACAGAGGGTAGTCACACAGCTGAGTGTGCTGTCGGCAGCCAGGAAGCAACCGAAGCTGCTAAAGCTCTCGAAGGAGGACCTAGTGAAACATCAGACTATAGAGAGAAGCTGGAAGCTATATCAGCAACAAAAGACCACTAGACAGTTGGCACAATTGAAGCAACAGTATTTGGCAATGGAGGAGGCCATGGAGACCCTGAAGTCCGTGAGCCCGGAGTTGTACGAAGAAGCAAACATATCAGAAGAAGGTAAGCAGTTCCCACTAGATATAAAGATCACCACCGATGCTCCACCAAACAAGATATGGCAttacaatttcaaaaagtaa